The Thermodesulfobacteriota bacterium region ATCGAGGGCACGGATGATCTCATCGCGCCTTTGCGCCAGATTCTCCACCTTCTCGCCGAGCGCCGAGCGGGGGATGCCGGCCAGCTCGGGGGTGGAGAGGACGACACGTTTGCCCTGGACCTCGAAAACGGGGTTGAGATGGCGCACCGGCGTTGGCACCGCCGCCAGCCGCACCAGGGGTACGACGACGCGGGTGGCCAGGGGGTCGAGGAGGTCGCTCTGGACGTCGAGGAGGTACGGGATGTCGCGACAGGTGTGGGGGTTGCCGTTGCGGTGGACGTCGAACTGGGCCATCAGAAGCGCCGCAGCCCGTCGCTGAAGACCCCCCGGCTCGCGACCCTTCGGTTGTACTCCTCGATGGCCTCCCGGTTCTCCTCACTCCACTGCTCGCGGCGGCGGGCACGCACGATCTCCGCCAGGTGCTCCTCGAACAAACGAGACAGGTTGATCCCGAGCTCCCGGGCCTGCCCCAGCAGATCCCGGTTGACGGACAGGTTGGTGGCCTTCTTCGGAGCATGGGGATCGTAGACGGGCTCCATGAGGGGCTCCTCCCAAGCGTGGGTGAATGCGCATAGTTTACGCGCATCGATGTCACACATCCAGTGCCGAGGCGCGGGGGCTGGGGGCTGGGGGCTGGGGGCTGGGGGCTGGGGGCTGGGGGCTGGGGGCTGGGGGCTGGGGGCTGGGGGCTGGGGGCTGGGGGCTGTGGGGGCTGGGGGCTGGGGGCTGGGTGCCAGAAGATCGAGGAGGATCTGGGGGGCCACAAGGAGCGGAGGTGGCGGGGATCAACCCGCTGGAGCGAGACGGCGAAGGAACGCAGCCGGTATGCGCCTCGCCCACGACTCGCGTCCCGTGGGCTTCCTCACCGCGGCGGCCACCTCCGGGCGTGATGCAGAACGCGCAAGATATGGATCTCTCGTTCCCTCACTCGGTAGATCACGAGGAAAGGCGTTCCGCTCACGACCAGCTCCCGGGTCTGCTCCACCCTCCCGGGCCGCCCCAGGTTCGGGTAGTCCACGAGGTATTCGACCGCCTCGCGAATGCGGTCCGCCATCCGCTTTGCAGCGGCAGGCTCCTCCTGCTCGATGGATTCACGTGCTTCCGCCACGTCGCAATCGGCACGCCGGGTCCACCGGAGAATCACTTCTCTCCCCACTGGGAAAGCTTCTCACAGACCTCCTCGTGGCTGACGAAGTGGCCTGCATCGGCCTCGACGAGGCCCTCCTCGATCGCCTGCAACTGCCACTCTTGCTGAGAGACATACTCCTCAATGGCCTGGGTCACGAGCTCGGCCGTGCTTCGCCCTGTTACGCGCGCAAGGTTGGCCAACCGCCGAGTCAAATCCCTGGGAACCTTCGCAGACAACGCAGCTTGTTCGGCCATGGGAACCTCGCAACGCGCAAGACAACGGAACATACTCGATCCAGAACCACCCTTGCAGTGGATTCTGCTCCCAGCGCAGCCGCGGCGCAATTTGCATTGCTCGTGACGGGTGACGAGTGACGGGTGCTGCGGTTGGCGTTCCCGGTTCCCGGTTCCCGGTTTCCGGTTGCGGATTCCGGGGGATGGGGAACGGGGGACGGGGGACGGCGTTCCCAGTTCCCAGTTCCCAGTTCCCAGTTCCCAGTTCCCAGTTCCCAGTTCCGGATTCCGGGGGACGGGGGACGGGGGACGGGGGACGTGAGGCGTGAAGGGTGAAGGGTGAAACGCCGGCAGTTCGCTCCCAACAGCCAACGGCCAAGGGCCTCTGGTTTCCGGTGCCGGGGGACGTGAAGCGTCAGAGGGGAAACGGGAAAGGCGATCCCCTTGGTGCTGGAGAAAGAGGGGACGCCTCACCCGTCGGCAAACACCTCTTCCAGGGAAGTCGCGTCCAGGATGCGGTCCGCCCAGGCCTCGAGCTGACCCAACTGCGCACCGGCCAACCTCGCCTCGACCCAAGGGGGCAGGGCCCCGAACCGGCGGCTCAGCAGCCGCTCCACCACCCGAACCTCCCCCTCCTGCCGGCCCTCCTGGCGGCCTTCCTGGCGGCCCTTTTGCCGACCAATCCGCTCAGCGCTCGTCACGTACTGCATGCCCATGGCCTCCTCGTAGCTTCTGACCTCTTCCAACAACCGCTCTTCCAGGTCCGCCGGAAGCTCCAACACCCAGTCGATGAAACGGTACAACTCCAAGACGTCCGCCTTGCGGTAGCCTCGCTGGTACAGCCCCTTGGTGATCGCCCACTTTGCGGCGTACCGACCGGCAGGGTCGCGGGCCGTCTCCAGGGCTTTCAGGTGGGCGGTGACCACCACGGCAAAGGGGTTGGGGTCCACATCCAGCCTCCCCCAGTCCCCGCGGAAGTCCATCAACTTGGCGACGGGGAAACGAAACACAACCTCACACCCCCACAGGCTCTCCTCATACCGCGCCGGCCGCCAGGCAGGCTGGTCATCCGCGAGCACGACCAGGCTCGCCACCGGCGCGTCGTAGCGGTCCGCGAGGCGAGAGTGGTACACGAAGATCCGCTTCGCGAGCCCGGCTTCGACCTGCCCCTGAACCTCCACGTGCACGTACACCAGCTGAGGCTCCCCGTCGAGCCGCCACACGCGAAACAGCTTGTCCGCAATCCGCCGCCCCAGCTCCGCATCGCGCACGACCTTCTGGAGTTCCTTGTCCCAGGGTTCGTAACCCCGCGACCAATCGACGCCCACGTGGGCCTCGGGAAAGAAGAACGCCAGAAACTCCTGGAAGTACCGATCCAGAGCGTTCTTCCACGGGCTGTCGTAGTCGGCTCGGCCCGATCCGGCCCCCTTTGTCCCCACCGCCGATCTCCCTTGCCTTCCCGCCGCAAAGCCCCCGCCATCATCTGGCGGGTGATCC contains the following coding sequences:
- a CDS encoding CcdB family protein produces the protein MAQFDVHRNGNPHTCRDIPYLLDVQSDLLDPLATRVVVPLVRLAAVPTPVRHLNPVFEVQGKRVVLSTPELAGIPRSALGEKVENLAQRRDEIIRALDVLFTGL
- a CDS encoding DUF4351 domain-containing protein — its product is MGTKGAGSGRADYDSPWKNALDRYFQEFLAFFFPEAHVGVDWSRGYEPWDKELQKVVRDAELGRRIADKLFRVWRLDGEPQLVYVHVEVQGQVEAGLAKRIFVYHSRLADRYDAPVASLVVLADDQPAWRPARYEESLWGCEVVFRFPVAKLMDFRGDWGRLDVDPNPFAVVVTAHLKALETARDPAGRYAAKWAITKGLYQRGYRKADVLELYRFIDWVLELPADLEERLLEEVRSYEEAMGMQYVTSAERIGRQKGRQEGRQEGRQEGEVRVVERLLSRRFGALPPWVEARLAGAQLGQLEAWADRILDATSLEEVFADG
- a CDS encoding type II toxin-antitoxin system CcdA family antitoxin; translation: MEPVYDPHAPKKATNLSVNRDLLGQARELGINLSRLFEEHLAEIVRARRREQWSEENREAIEEYNRRVASRGVFSDGLRRF
- a CDS encoding CopG family ribbon-helix-helix protein — translated: MAEQAALSAKVPRDLTRRLANLARVTGRSTAELVTQAIEEYVSQQEWQLQAIEEGLVEADAGHFVSHEEVCEKLSQWGEK
- a CDS encoding type II toxin-antitoxin system RelE/ParE family toxin; amino-acid sequence: MGREVILRWTRRADCDVAEARESIEQEEPAAAKRMADRIREAVEYLVDYPNLGRPGRVEQTRELVVSGTPFLVIYRVREREIHILRVLHHARRWPPR